One segment of Asaia bogorensis NBRC 16594 DNA contains the following:
- the lepA gene encoding translation elongation factor 4, translating into MTGTPLSQIRNFSIIAHIDHGKSTLADRLIQACGALTAREMKEQVLDNMELEQERGITIKAQTVRLTYPAKDGKTYILNLMDTPGHVDFAYEVSRSLAACEGSILVVDASQGVEAQTLANVYQAIDANHEIVPVLNKVDLPAADVERVRAQIEEVVGIPADDAVEVSAKTGLNIEGVLEALVTRLPPPKGDASKPLQALLVDSWYDPYLGVIILVRIMEGTLKRGDKIRMMQAGSTYHVDQVGVFLPKMTAVETLGPGEMGYINAAIKTVADVAVGDTVTLDRTPADKPLAGFKPSIPVVWCGLFPIDADDFEKLRDSLAKLRLNDASFHFEAETSAALGFGFRCGFLGLLHLEIIQERLSREFNLDLIATAPSVVYKMHLTNGTQEDLHNPADMPDPGKIEKIEEPWIKATILVQDEYLGSVLTLCSERRGIQMDLTYVGNRAMAVYRLPLNEVVFDFYDRLKSLTRGYASFDYQIDGYEESDLVRISILVNQEPVDALAFVAHRSVAETRGRAICGKLKDLIPRQLFKIAIQASIGSRIIARETLGALSKDVTAKCYGGDISRKRKLLEKQKEGKKRMRQFGKVEIPQSAFLAALKMD; encoded by the coding sequence ATGACCGGCACGCCCCTCTCCCAGATCCGCAATTTCTCGATCATCGCCCATATCGATCACGGCAAGTCCACGCTGGCTGACCGTCTGATCCAGGCCTGCGGTGCGCTTACGGCACGAGAAATGAAGGAGCAGGTGCTCGACAATATGGAGCTCGAGCAAGAGCGCGGCATCACCATCAAGGCGCAGACCGTGCGCCTGACCTACCCGGCCAAGGATGGCAAGACCTACATCCTGAACCTCATGGACACGCCGGGCCATGTCGATTTTGCCTATGAGGTCAGCCGCTCCCTTGCCGCCTGCGAGGGCTCCATTCTGGTGGTCGATGCCTCGCAGGGCGTCGAGGCCCAGACACTGGCCAATGTCTATCAGGCGATCGACGCCAATCACGAGATCGTCCCTGTTCTGAACAAGGTCGATCTGCCTGCCGCCGATGTCGAGCGCGTGCGCGCCCAGATCGAGGAAGTGGTCGGCATCCCCGCCGATGACGCTGTCGAGGTGTCGGCCAAGACCGGCCTCAACATCGAAGGCGTGCTTGAGGCCCTCGTGACACGTCTGCCCCCACCGAAGGGCGATGCCAGCAAGCCGCTCCAGGCCCTGCTGGTCGATAGCTGGTATGACCCGTATCTCGGCGTCATCATTCTCGTGCGCATCATGGAAGGCACGCTCAAGCGGGGCGACAAGATCCGCATGATGCAGGCTGGCTCGACCTATCACGTCGATCAGGTAGGCGTGTTCCTGCCCAAGATGACCGCAGTCGAAACCCTTGGCCCGGGCGAGATGGGCTATATCAATGCTGCCATCAAGACGGTGGCCGATGTGGCGGTGGGTGATACCGTCACCCTCGATCGTACCCCTGCCGACAAGCCTCTGGCCGGGTTCAAGCCCTCTATCCCTGTGGTGTGGTGCGGTCTCTTCCCCATCGACGCCGATGATTTCGAAAAGCTCCGCGATTCGCTCGCCAAGCTGCGCCTGAACGACGCCTCGTTCCATTTCGAGGCAGAGACTTCGGCGGCCCTTGGCTTCGGCTTCCGCTGTGGCTTCCTCGGCCTGCTGCATCTGGAGATCATCCAGGAGCGCCTGTCGCGCGAGTTCAATCTGGACCTGATCGCAACCGCGCCGTCCGTCGTCTACAAGATGCACCTGACCAACGGCACGCAGGAAGATCTGCACAACCCGGCAGACATGCCCGACCCCGGCAAGATCGAGAAAATCGAGGAGCCGTGGATCAAGGCCACCATTCTGGTGCAGGACGAATATCTCGGCAGCGTGCTCACACTCTGCAGCGAACGTCGCGGCATCCAGATGGATCTGACCTATGTCGGCAACCGCGCCATGGCTGTCTATCGCCTGCCGCTCAACGAAGTGGTGTTCGATTTCTATGACCGCCTCAAGTCACTGACGCGCGGCTATGCCAGCTTCGACTATCAGATCGATGGCTATGAGGAGAGCGATCTTGTGCGCATCTCCATTCTGGTCAATCAGGAACCCGTCGATGCCCTCGCCTTCGTTGCCCATCGCAGCGTCGCTGAAACGCGTGGCCGCGCCATCTGCGGCAAGCTCAAGGATCTGATCCCCCGCCAGCTCTTCAAGATCGCCATTCAGGCCTCCATCGGCTCACGCATCATCGCGCGTGAGACACTGGGTGCCTTGTCCAAGGACGTGACGGCCAAGTGCTATGGCGGCGATATCTCGCGCAAGCGCAAGCTTCTGGAGAAGCAGAAGGAAGGCAAGAAGCGCATGCGTCAGTTCGGCAAGGTGGAAATTCCGCAGAGCGCCTTCCTCGCCGCGCTGAAAATGGATTGA
- a CDS encoding AsmA family protein, protein MRRALAIISGALAVILVLLILLWNWDWFVPLVNRRASAALHRPVTIAHLHVRLGLTTTVAVDDLQIHQPEGFESEQELFASAKKATVAVNVWHYITHKGLEVPLIALDTPKGDIVALANGRNNYTFTDPNAKPQPASPQQSTPLPKIGTVTITDGDIRVAMAKLKTDMHVLLHTTPAKGDQDGTIVVDLKGRYAQAPISGHIVGGSLLTLTNSTRPYPIDARLENGPTYVTLRGSVDDPLHFKGTKLVLHFAGPDMSLLYALTGIPIPQTPSYSISGNLDYTAAHIRFTNFAGKMGSSDIGGTIAVDPQTKPITVDANLHSHNVDLKDLGGFIGAKPGHEESKKAATSNRILPSTPINVPKLNSVNAHLVYKGDHIENKDMPLDNILADIVVQDGAITINKLNFAVGNGTLGLSGALDPAANGQFKTHFKVDVSRLSIQRLMKATETFKGEGTLGGHITLAATGNSIASLLGHGDGGVTLVVDHGGDVSALLPDLMGLKVGSAILSALGIPQRSDLKCFIADMPLRQGILSTNSLLLMTNNTRTLGGGTVNLRNETLDYHVTTRSTSFNILSFPGRVNISGPIKSPTIMPGAEIIGRAAATAGLAIAFPPAALLPTIQFGVGKGSACEDALGQANANPAAGIKPGSTTGAGAATVQPNSPASQPQGKKLSRKQIHSVWKERLKQN, encoded by the coding sequence GTGCGCAGAGCGCTTGCCATCATATCGGGCGCGCTTGCAGTCATCCTCGTGCTGCTCATTCTGTTGTGGAACTGGGACTGGTTCGTACCCCTGGTCAACCGACGTGCCAGTGCGGCCCTGCACCGCCCCGTCACCATTGCCCACCTGCATGTCCGACTTGGCCTGACGACAACAGTTGCGGTCGATGACCTTCAGATCCATCAGCCCGAAGGTTTCGAATCAGAGCAAGAGCTGTTCGCCAGCGCCAAAAAAGCGACGGTGGCCGTCAATGTCTGGCATTACATTACCCATAAAGGGCTCGAGGTGCCTCTGATCGCGCTTGACACGCCCAAGGGCGATATCGTCGCTCTGGCCAACGGGCGCAACAACTATACGTTCACCGATCCGAACGCCAAGCCCCAGCCTGCATCGCCGCAGCAATCCACCCCTTTGCCCAAAATCGGCACGGTGACGATCACCGATGGCGATATCCGCGTCGCCATGGCCAAGCTGAAGACGGATATGCATGTCCTGCTTCATACGACGCCGGCCAAGGGCGATCAGGATGGTACCATCGTCGTCGATCTGAAGGGGCGCTATGCGCAGGCACCGATCTCCGGCCATATTGTGGGTGGCTCGCTCCTGACGCTCACCAATTCCACCCGTCCCTATCCTATCGATGCCCGGCTGGAAAACGGACCCACCTATGTCACGCTTCGTGGCTCGGTTGATGACCCCCTGCATTTCAAGGGCACGAAACTCGTCCTGCATTTCGCAGGTCCTGACATGTCGCTGCTTTACGCCCTGACGGGAATTCCCATCCCACAGACGCCGTCCTACAGCATCTCGGGTAATCTCGATTACACGGCAGCCCATATCCGCTTCACCAACTTCGCGGGCAAGATGGGTTCATCGGATATCGGCGGCACGATTGCTGTTGATCCTCAGACCAAGCCCATCACGGTCGATGCCAACCTGCATTCGCATAATGTGGATCTGAAGGATCTCGGCGGGTTCATTGGAGCCAAGCCCGGTCATGAAGAGAGCAAGAAGGCCGCGACAAGCAACCGTATCCTTCCCTCGACGCCCATCAACGTCCCGAAGCTGAACTCGGTCAATGCGCATCTCGTCTATAAGGGCGACCATATCGAAAACAAGGATATGCCGCTCGACAACATCCTGGCCGATATCGTCGTGCAGGACGGTGCAATCACGATCAACAAGCTCAATTTCGCCGTGGGCAACGGTACATTGGGCCTGTCCGGTGCGCTCGATCCCGCCGCGAATGGCCAGTTCAAGACCCATTTCAAGGTCGACGTATCACGCCTGTCGATCCAGCGTTTGATGAAGGCTACAGAAACCTTCAAGGGTGAGGGCACGCTTGGTGGCCATATTACCCTCGCCGCAACCGGCAACTCCATTGCCTCCCTCCTCGGCCATGGTGATGGTGGCGTCACGCTGGTGGTCGATCATGGTGGTGATGTCTCTGCGCTTCTGCCCGACCTGATGGGGCTCAAGGTGGGCAGTGCTATTCTTTCGGCACTCGGCATCCCCCAGCGCTCCGACCTGAAATGCTTCATTGCGGACATGCCGCTGCGTCAGGGTATCCTGAGCACCAACTCCCTGCTGCTCATGACAAATAATACCCGCACGCTGGGTGGCGGAACCGTCAATCTGCGCAACGAGACGCTAGACTATCACGTCACAACCCGCTCGACCTCGTTCAACATCCTCTCGTTCCCCGGGCGCGTGAATATCAGCGGCCCGATCAAGAGCCCGACCATCATGCCGGGGGCTGAAATCATCGGTCGTGCTGCTGCCACGGCTGGGCTGGCCATCGCCTTCCCACCAGCTGCCCTCCTGCCCACCATCCAGTTCGGTGTCGGCAAGGGCAGCGCATGTGAGGATGCACTGGGTCAGGCCAATGCCAACCCGGCTGCCGGGATCAAGCCGGGGAGCACGACCGGCGCTGGCGCTGCAACCGTCCAGCCCAATTCCCCTGCGTCACAGCCCCAGGGCAAGAAGCTGAGCCGCAAGCAGATTCATTCTGTCTGGAAGGAACGCCTGAAGCAGAACTGA
- a CDS encoding M20 aminoacylase family protein: MSTLLKDLASFKDEFVALRHDLHTHPELGFDEKRTSDMVAEKLQSWGYTIERGFAGTGLVATLRNGTSNKVIGLRAEMDALPILEKTGLPWQSAQSGVSHMCGHDGHTTMLLCAARYLAEKKPFDGILHLIFQPAEELLCGGSRMIDDGLFKKYPCDILFAQHNMPGFPSGNFYFHKNASMASSDTVRITLKGTGGHGAFPQKSHDPVVASAQLVLALQSIVSRNVDPFAPAVVTIGALNSGSAANVIPDKAELLLSIRTMTDEIRQLVLKRVSDIATNTAAAHDCAAVVEHLNGSPVLVNDGKAIDFARSTAAALFGADHCHDSPPFMGSEDFAFMLQAHPNGCYWFIGNGTEGCNGTPLHNGGFDFNDDNILPGAALFIGLVERYLAPAA; the protein is encoded by the coding sequence GTGTCTACCCTTCTCAAGGATCTTGCGTCGTTCAAGGATGAGTTCGTTGCCCTGAGGCATGATCTGCATACTCATCCCGAGCTCGGTTTTGATGAAAAACGCACCAGCGATATGGTCGCTGAAAAGCTCCAGTCATGGGGCTACACGATCGAACGCGGCTTTGCCGGTACCGGTCTTGTCGCCACGCTGCGCAATGGAACCAGCAACAAGGTTATCGGGCTGCGTGCCGAGATGGATGCGCTTCCCATTCTCGAAAAGACCGGTCTGCCCTGGCAGAGCGCCCAGTCAGGCGTTTCCCATATGTGCGGCCATGATGGCCACACCACGATGCTGCTTTGCGCCGCACGCTATCTTGCCGAGAAAAAGCCCTTCGATGGTATTCTGCATCTGATATTCCAGCCTGCCGAGGAACTCCTGTGTGGCGGAAGCCGCATGATCGATGACGGGCTGTTCAAGAAATACCCCTGCGATATCCTGTTTGCCCAGCACAACATGCCCGGCTTCCCCAGCGGTAATTTCTATTTCCACAAAAATGCGAGCATGGCGTCGTCGGATACCGTGCGCATCACGCTCAAGGGTACGGGCGGTCATGGTGCCTTCCCCCAGAAGTCACATGATCCGGTCGTCGCTTCTGCCCAGCTGGTGCTGGCCCTGCAAAGCATCGTCTCGCGCAATGTCGATCCCTTTGCGCCTGCCGTGGTGACGATTGGTGCGCTCAATTCCGGCAGTGCGGCCAATGTCATCCCTGACAAGGCCGAGCTGCTTCTGAGCATCCGCACCATGACCGATGAAATCCGCCAGCTGGTTCTCAAACGCGTCAGCGACATTGCCACCAACACGGCAGCCGCCCATGACTGCGCGGCCGTGGTCGAGCATCTGAATGGCAGCCCTGTGCTGGTCAATGACGGCAAGGCCATCGACTTTGCCCGCAGCACCGCCGCCGCGTTGTTCGGAGCAGATCATTGCCATGACAGCCCGCCCTTCATGGGGAGCGAGGATTTTGCCTTCATGCTGCAGGCGCATCCCAATGGCTGCTACTGGTTCATCGGCAATGGTACCGAGGGCTGCAACGGCACCCCGCTCCATAATGGCGGGTTCGATTTCAACGACGACAACATCCTCCCCGGCGCAGCACTTTTCATCGGCCTCGTGGAACGTTATCTCGCTCCGGCCGCCTGA
- a CDS encoding NCS2 family permease codes for MSASPFSSWLERRFSIGQRGSTIQREVLAGLTTFGAMAYIMAVNPAIMANAGLAQHDMIMTTIAAAICGTLLMALFANMPIALAPAMSSNAIFAQIVVRQMHVDVRTAFTIVLLGGVAFTALSVTKLRHRIIQAFPEPIVLGIQVAIGIFIARIGMVTGGLAVPAGDGFHFGALSDPSVLLTLFGVFLAGVFMVMRVPAGMLITILAVTLVSLFVHKNGHPMASLPSQVVEWPHYPTHLLFPFNFGDFFSHLELLLPITLYFLISDFFDATGTMYSVANRARLTKPDGTTLLGRAAFAADGSASIIGSALGTSTVSAYVESLVGVEAGGRTGLTALVVALLFAASSVLWPLIVMIPPEATAPVLILVGLSMLSALGQAANHSQEALLTPAFMLLIAVLTGNFMISLALGLLFYSLMLVVTRQFVRLTPMVLGLDAVFLFYLILISRTGLGQG; via the coding sequence GTGTCTGCCTCTCCCTTTTCCTCCTGGCTGGAACGTCGCTTCAGTATCGGTCAGCGCGGCTCGACCATTCAGCGCGAAGTGCTGGCTGGTCTCACGACATTCGGTGCCATGGCCTATATCATGGCGGTCAACCCTGCCATCATGGCCAATGCCGGGCTCGCCCAGCATGACATGATCATGACCACCATTGCCGCAGCCATCTGCGGCACGCTGCTCATGGCGCTGTTTGCCAATATGCCCATTGCGCTGGCCCCCGCCATGAGCAGCAACGCGATCTTTGCCCAGATCGTGGTCAGGCAGATGCATGTCGATGTGCGCACAGCGTTCACCATCGTGCTGCTCGGAGGCGTGGCCTTTACCGCGCTATCCGTCACGAAACTCCGGCATCGCATCATCCAGGCTTTTCCCGAACCGATCGTGCTCGGCATTCAGGTCGCTATCGGGATCTTCATTGCCCGTATCGGCATGGTGACAGGTGGCCTTGCTGTCCCGGCAGGCGATGGATTCCATTTTGGCGCCCTCAGCGACCCTTCAGTGCTGCTGACGCTGTTCGGCGTGTTTCTGGCCGGTGTCTTCATGGTAATGCGCGTCCCCGCCGGGATGCTCATCACCATTCTGGCCGTCACACTTGTCAGCCTGTTCGTGCACAAGAACGGCCATCCTATGGCAAGCCTGCCAAGCCAGGTGGTCGAATGGCCGCATTATCCCACCCACCTGCTTTTCCCGTTCAACTTCGGAGATTTCTTCTCCCATCTCGAATTGCTGCTGCCCATCACGCTCTATTTTCTGATCAGCGATTTCTTCGATGCGACAGGCACCATGTACAGTGTCGCCAACAGGGCACGCCTGACAAAACCTGATGGCACCACCCTGCTCGGGCGCGCCGCTTTTGCGGCTGACGGGTCTGCCAGCATCATCGGTTCAGCGCTCGGCACCAGCACGGTCTCGGCCTATGTGGAAAGCCTTGTGGGGGTCGAGGCTGGCGGTCGGACGGGGCTGACAGCGCTGGTCGTGGCGCTGCTTTTTGCTGCCTCTTCTGTGCTTTGGCCGCTCATCGTCATGATTCCCCCCGAGGCAACCGCACCGGTGCTCATCCTCGTCGGCCTCTCGATGCTTTCTGCTCTGGGGCAGGCCGCCAACCATTCGCAAGAGGCCTTGCTGACACCGGCCTTCATGCTGCTCATTGCCGTGCTCACCGGTAATTTCATGATCAGCCTTGCGCTCGGGCTGCTGTTCTACTCCCTCATGCTCGTCGTCACGCGGCAGTTTGTCCGCCTCACCCCAATGGTGCTCGGGCTCGATGCCGTATTCCTGTTCTATCTCATCCTGATCAGCCGAACGGGGCTCGGTCAGGGCTGA
- a CDS encoding glycosyltransferase family 2 protein: MASTAAIVFVKNDVDDIGWWMAHHLAVGFDALIVIDDHSTDGTWDVIQSAASILPVEPQRTRPDDKSSYAERRSDAYGLAIESCRNRFDWVICLESDEYVYPESAPDMSSFLSRFDQADGIFLNWSIFGSNGHITRPTESPTSAYTRRAPLEFADHRPGKTFIRPACFTGQFIDGCHWAIASERYYQADGTLFDPEAPVNWQGARILHYLTRNLTHYTSRLARLPASGQATPDLWSHFNRNEVEDLEPRRFLAATCEYAARLGRVMLDTFYWRMRKDIQENSLSFMADTSLSIRSHKSMTSPRPLRFASLVTSAGETLAYDPLSHRLTFLPAGDVTSEGQQVLLVMEHVEARQDDDLSQPNGFLLLPFAIDAAPTAPGAFLTHWVPVHSDACDDDAQALTLFLPASAQWLSRDETGAIALEPTASLRLTPQPVTPAQSVLSRIRPFLALRSYGDTLHDFCLGLDLLRAPQADAIACAIAHLPTSKRGLLQTRYPGLIPPWLAQA, translated from the coding sequence ATGGCCTCCACTGCTGCGATCGTTTTCGTCAAGAATGATGTTGACGATATCGGCTGGTGGATGGCCCATCATCTGGCCGTCGGCTTCGATGCGCTGATCGTGATTGACGATCATTCCACCGATGGCACATGGGATGTCATTCAGAGCGCAGCGTCTATCTTGCCCGTCGAGCCGCAGCGCACTCGCCCTGACGACAAATCCTCTTACGCCGAGCGTCGATCCGATGCTTACGGCCTTGCCATCGAGTCCTGCCGGAACCGGTTCGACTGGGTGATCTGCCTCGAGAGCGACGAATACGTCTATCCTGAATCCGCTCCCGATATGAGCAGCTTTCTGTCCCGCTTCGATCAGGCCGACGGCATCTTTCTCAACTGGTCCATTTTCGGCTCCAACGGCCATATTACCCGCCCGACCGAGTCGCCGACCTCTGCCTATACGCGACGTGCGCCGCTGGAATTCGCAGATCATCGTCCAGGCAAGACATTCATTCGCCCGGCCTGCTTCACCGGGCAGTTCATCGATGGTTGTCACTGGGCTATTGCGTCAGAGCGTTATTACCAAGCCGATGGCACCCTGTTCGACCCCGAGGCCCCGGTAAACTGGCAGGGTGCGCGTATCCTGCATTACCTGACGCGCAATCTGACACACTACACCAGCCGCCTTGCTCGACTCCCCGCTTCAGGTCAGGCAACACCCGATTTGTGGTCGCATTTCAACCGCAACGAGGTCGAGGATCTCGAACCCCGGCGTTTCCTGGCGGCTACCTGCGAATACGCGGCCCGTCTCGGGCGGGTCATGCTCGATACGTTCTATTGGCGCATGCGCAAGGATATTCAGGAGAACAGCCTGAGCTTCATGGCTGATACCTCGCTGAGCATACGCAGCCATAAGAGCATGACCTCGCCACGTCCCTTGCGTTTTGCCTCACTCGTCACATCGGCCGGTGAGACACTGGCCTATGATCCCCTCTCGCATCGCCTGACCTTCCTTCCGGCTGGTGATGTCACGAGTGAAGGGCAGCAGGTCCTGCTCGTCATGGAGCATGTCGAGGCTCGTCAGGATGACGATCTGTCTCAGCCGAATGGCTTCCTTCTTCTGCCCTTCGCCATCGACGCAGCCCCTACCGCGCCGGGTGCGTTCCTCACCCACTGGGTGCCCGTCCATTCAGACGCATGCGATGATGACGCACAGGCACTGACCCTCTTCCTCCCTGCCAGTGCACAATGGCTCTCGCGTGACGAAACCGGCGCCATAGCGCTCGAGCCGACGGCATCGCTCAGGCTCACCCCCCAGCCCGTGACACCCGCGCAATCCGTCCTGTCGCGCATCCGCCCCTTCCTTGCCCTGCGCAGTTATGGCGACACGCTGCATGATTTCTGCCTCGGGCTCGATCTGCTGCGGGCGCCTCAGGCCGATGCCATAGCCTGTGCCATTGCCCACCTGCCCACCTCCAAGCGGGGGCTGCTCCAGACCCGTTATCCCGGCCTGATTCCGCCGTGGCTAGCCCAGGCCTGA
- a CDS encoding iron-containing alcohol dehydrogenase, which translates to MNMPAFCFQTVPTIRMEWGGISGLGQDLKGRFSVASVLLVTDRGLARSGLLEPVVASLSAAGLKITLFDGVVADPPEAVLLECVAVGREAAVELVLGLGGGSSLDVAKMAAVLLGTTHQPLADMYGVDRVEGRRLPLVQVPTTSGTGSEVTNVAVITLDGTRKSGVVASQLFADYVLLDAELTRGLPPLQTAATGLDAMVHAIEAYTGKRRKNPVSDHLARSALRLLGRNLVTACREPENRPAREAMLLGAMLAGQAFSNSPVGLVHGMAYPLGGYFHVPHGLSNALMLAHVLRFNMREAAGLYAELGDDLGVTQGGTPAEKAETFIRFMENLMDESGLPRRLRDVGVTEDSLPSLVADAITQTRVLVNNPVLITENEMIGLYRQAF; encoded by the coding sequence ATGAATATGCCTGCATTCTGCTTTCAAACCGTACCGACAATCAGGATGGAATGGGGAGGGATCTCTGGCCTCGGGCAGGATCTCAAAGGCAGGTTTTCTGTGGCCTCTGTGCTTCTGGTGACGGATCGCGGTCTGGCCCGTTCAGGCTTGCTGGAGCCTGTTGTCGCGTCTCTGTCTGCCGCCGGTCTGAAGATCACGCTGTTTGATGGCGTCGTTGCTGATCCTCCCGAGGCCGTATTGCTGGAATGTGTGGCCGTCGGTCGGGAGGCTGCAGTGGAACTGGTGCTGGGGTTGGGCGGCGGGTCATCGCTCGACGTTGCCAAAATGGCGGCGGTGCTGCTTGGCACGACGCATCAGCCTCTTGCAGACATGTACGGTGTGGATCGTGTCGAGGGCAGGCGGCTGCCTCTCGTCCAGGTGCCCACCACTTCCGGGACGGGGTCAGAGGTGACGAACGTGGCAGTCATCACCCTTGATGGAACGAGAAAGAGCGGTGTGGTCGCCTCGCAGCTTTTTGCCGATTATGTGCTGCTCGATGCGGAACTGACACGCGGTCTACCGCCTCTCCAGACGGCGGCGACCGGACTGGATGCGATGGTCCATGCCATAGAGGCCTATACAGGCAAACGACGCAAGAATCCTGTGTCGGACCATCTCGCCCGATCGGCCCTGCGCTTGCTGGGCAGGAATCTGGTTACAGCATGCCGGGAACCCGAGAATCGCCCTGCGCGCGAGGCGATGTTGCTCGGCGCCATGCTGGCCGGGCAGGCCTTTTCCAATTCACCGGTTGGTCTCGTTCACGGCATGGCTTATCCGCTTGGCGGGTATTTCCATGTGCCGCATGGTTTGTCCAACGCACTGATGCTTGCTCATGTGCTCCGGTTCAACATGCGTGAAGCGGCCGGGCTCTACGCTGAACTTGGCGATGATCTCGGCGTGACGCAGGGCGGTACGCCCGCCGAAAAGGCAGAGACATTCATTCGCTTCATGGAAAATCTGATGGACGAAAGTGGTCTGCCGCGTCGTCTGCGCGATGTCGGGGTCACCGAGGACTCGCTGCCCTCTCTGGTAGCGGATGCGATAACCCAGACCCGTGTTCTCGTGAACAACCCTGTCCTGATCACCGAGAATGAGATGATCGGGCTGTATCGTCAGGCGTTCTGA
- a CDS encoding alkaline phosphatase family protein produces the protein MARKSLFLTALLCLAGCEAPATPAKTDTQSGLPPVILVSIDGFRPDYLHHGDTPVLDSLTDEGVFAPMRPSFPSITFPNHYTLVTGLRPDHHGVVGNTMTDPDIPGETFSVGHHTGVDDPRWWNNGTPAWVTAQMHGLMSASVFWPGSDVPILNTRPEIWYHFDHKITPAERVGTVLSWFDRPAEKRPALSLLYFDGVDHHGHVDGPFAPETRQAIHEVDDALGVLIAGLKQRHVQANLIIVSDHGMTALSPQRVISLAALAPAQAMNVVTAGPYAGINPVPGHERELARALSAPHEHVTCWPKAQIPPRLHYGTNPRVPAWLCLAENGWTLARDAHDHISKGGHGYDNQAPDMLATFIAAGPAFVPHKTLPTINNVDVYPLVMMLLGLLPENNDGTLTPLQSGLRDSYRAIQ, from the coding sequence ATGGCGCGCAAATCCCTGTTCCTCACCGCTCTGTTATGTCTGGCTGGCTGCGAGGCTCCCGCCACACCTGCCAAGACAGACACCCAGAGCGGCCTGCCACCTGTTATCCTGGTCTCAATCGACGGCTTCAGGCCCGATTATCTCCATCATGGCGACACGCCGGTGCTGGACAGTCTGACGGATGAGGGGGTGTTCGCGCCCATGCGCCCTTCCTTCCCGTCCATCACCTTCCCCAATCACTATACGCTGGTCACTGGATTGCGCCCGGACCATCATGGCGTGGTTGGCAACACCATGACGGACCCGGATATCCCCGGCGAGACCTTCAGTGTAGGGCATCATACCGGCGTCGACGATCCACGATGGTGGAATAACGGCACACCGGCCTGGGTCACCGCCCAGATGCATGGTCTGATGAGTGCCTCTGTTTTCTGGCCGGGTTCGGATGTCCCCATTCTCAACACGCGCCCCGAAATCTGGTACCATTTCGACCATAAGATCACGCCGGCAGAGCGCGTCGGGACAGTCCTTTCATGGTTCGACCGCCCGGCTGAAAAGCGCCCGGCCTTGTCTTTGCTCTATTTCGACGGGGTCGATCATCACGGCCATGTGGATGGCCCCTTTGCGCCCGAAACCAGACAGGCCATTCATGAAGTCGATGACGCGCTCGGAGTACTGATCGCTGGCCTGAAACAACGTCACGTCCAGGCCAATCTCATCATCGTTTCCGATCACGGCATGACGGCGCTCAGCCCCCAACGCGTCATTTCCCTTGCCGCTCTTGCGCCGGCACAGGCCATGAACGTAGTCACAGCAGGCCCTTATGCTGGCATCAATCCTGTTCCGGGGCATGAACGCGAGCTTGCCCGCGCCCTGTCCGCGCCTCATGAGCACGTAACCTGCTGGCCCAAGGCCCAGATCCCGCCCCGGCTGCATTACGGCACCAATCCACGCGTACCTGCCTGGCTCTGCCTGGCTGAAAATGGCTGGACGCTTGCCCGCGATGCCCATGATCACATCTCGAAAGGCGGGCACGGCTACGACAACCAGGCCCCGGACATGCTGGCCACTTTCATCGCAGCAGGCCCGGCCTTCGTTCCGCACAAGACCCTGCCTACCATCAACAATGTCGATGTCTATCCGCTGGTCATGATGCTTCTTGGCCTGCTGCCCGAAAACAACGACGGTACGCTCACCCCCCTGCAGAGTGGCCTGCGGGACAGTTATCGCGCCATTCAATAA